Proteins encoded within one genomic window of Streptomyces sp. NBC_01314:
- a CDS encoding tetratricopeptide repeat protein, translating to MSVENERRAARRWVAGWVQRQGPGRRVAAAVVGCFVLGGVLMVVPPDGGAGGGGRAARVVGAAGPEGRRAGAVMAAGVPAALPEVVATVRERAAGVRARPRDHASWAVLGVAYTERARRTGAVADYPRAERALRTSLRLRPSGNADALEGLTALANARRDFRTARHWGEEAVRVSPRRWTSYALLIDAYDGLGRYRAARATLDRMLAVHSGPAARARAAQVYWDQGAREDAAAAISDAAASETTAAGPSAVGAAWWALAGELAWERGEAAESLRYCAAARGEPEGDACRGRALAALGRTAEGVRAYRVSLSRRPSARVALRLGELYESLGRAARAREQYGVVRALVARSAAAGVNESLVLGALEADHGDPGVAVRVLRAEWGRQPSPRVADALGWALHRAGADGEALGFARRATDRARGGEVRSAAYACHRGVIERALGLEAPARRHLAEARRLNPYFLGGGGSFA from the coding sequence ATGTCTGTGGAGAACGAGCGGCGGGCGGCACGGCGGTGGGTCGCCGGGTGGGTACAGAGGCAGGGGCCGGGGCGGAGGGTGGCCGCGGCTGTCGTCGGGTGTTTCGTGCTCGGGGGTGTGCTGATGGTGGTGCCGCCGGACGGGGGTGCCGGGGGCGGCGGGCGGGCGGCACGGGTGGTGGGTGCGGCCGGGCCCGAGGGGCGGCGGGCGGGGGCCGTGATGGCGGCCGGGGTGCCCGCCGCGCTGCCCGAGGTCGTCGCGACCGTCCGGGAACGTGCGGCCGGGGTGCGGGCCCGTCCACGTGACCACGCCTCGTGGGCGGTGCTCGGTGTGGCGTACACCGAGCGGGCCCGGCGGACCGGTGCCGTCGCCGACTACCCGAGGGCCGAACGCGCCCTGCGCACCTCGCTGCGCCTCCGGCCGAGCGGCAACGCGGACGCCCTCGAGGGCCTGACCGCCCTCGCGAACGCCCGCCGCGACTTCCGGACGGCGCGGCACTGGGGCGAGGAGGCCGTACGGGTGTCGCCGCGGCGGTGGACCTCGTACGCCCTGCTCATCGACGCGTACGACGGGCTCGGCCGGTACAGGGCGGCCCGCGCGACCCTGGACAGGATGCTCGCCGTGCACTCCGGGCCGGCGGCGCGGGCGCGGGCCGCGCAGGTCTACTGGGACCAGGGGGCGCGCGAGGACGCGGCCGCGGCGATCTCGGACGCGGCGGCTTCGGAGACGACGGCGGCGGGGCCGTCGGCCGTGGGCGCCGCGTGGTGGGCGCTGGCCGGGGAGCTGGCCTGGGAGCGGGGGGAGGCGGCGGAGTCGTTGCGGTACTGCGCGGCCGCGCGGGGTGAGCCGGAGGGCGACGCGTGCCGGGGGCGGGCGCTGGCGGCTTTGGGGCGTACGGCGGAGGGGGTGCGGGCGTACCGGGTTTCGCTGTCCCGGCGGCCGTCGGCGCGGGTCGCGCTGCGGTTGGGCGAGTTGTACGAGTCGCTGGGACGGGCGGCGCGGGCGCGGGAGCAGTACGGGGTGGTGCGGGCGCTGGTGGCGCGGTCCGCCGCGGCCGGGGTGAACGAGTCTCTCGTCCTCGGCGCGCTGGAGGCGGACCACGGGGATCCGGGGGTGGCGGTGCGGGTGCTGCGTGCGGAGTGGGGGCGGCAGCCGAGTCCTCGGGTGGCGGATGCGTTGGGGTGGGCGTTGCATCGGGCCGGGGCGGACGGGGAGGCGCTGGGGTTCGCGCGGCGGGCGACGGATCGGGCGCGGGGTGGGGAGGTGCGGAGTGCGGCCTACGCCTGTCACCGGGGGGTGATCGAGCGGGCCCTGGGGTTGGAGGCTCCGGCGCGGCGGCATCTGGCTGAGGCTCGGCGGCTCAATCCGTATTTCTTGGGGGGTGGGGGATCGTTCGCGTGA
- a CDS encoding FAD-binding oxidoreductase, producing MSRIQAPSDEATGNLVDRLLSGLPPESVLVDPDVTASYANDMASFCEAGVPAVVALPRTVEQVQHVMRVATELRVPVVPQGARTGLSGGANASEGCIALSLTKMDRILEINPVDRIAVVEPGVINATLSRAVNEHGLCYPPDPSSWEMCTIGGNIGTASGGLCCVKYGVTAEYVLGLDVVLADGRLMSTGRRTAKGVAGYDLTRLFVGSEGSLGIVVRATLALRPQPPQQLVLAAEFASAAAACDAVCRIMAGGHVPSLLELMDRTTVKAVNDLANMGLPETTEALLLAAFDTPDPAADLAAVGALCEAAGATEVVPADDAAESELLLQARRLSLTALEAVKGTTMIDDVCVPRSKLGELIEGVERVAEKYDLTIGVCAHAGDGNTHPTVCFDAADPDESRRARESFDEIMALGLELGGTITGEHGVGILKKEWMARELGPVGMEMQRAVKSAFDPLGILNPGKLF from the coding sequence ATGAGCCGTATCCAAGCCCCCAGTGACGAAGCGACCGGCAACCTCGTCGACCGTCTGCTGAGCGGCCTGCCGCCGGAGTCGGTCCTCGTCGATCCGGACGTCACGGCCTCGTACGCGAACGACATGGCGAGCTTCTGCGAGGCGGGCGTCCCGGCGGTCGTCGCGCTGCCCCGGACCGTCGAACAGGTGCAGCACGTCATGCGCGTCGCCACGGAACTGCGCGTCCCGGTGGTCCCGCAGGGCGCCCGCACCGGTCTGTCCGGCGGGGCCAACGCCTCCGAGGGCTGTATCGCCCTGTCCCTCACCAAGATGGACCGGATCCTGGAGATCAACCCCGTCGACCGCATCGCCGTCGTCGAACCCGGCGTCATCAACGCGACGCTCTCCCGCGCGGTCAACGAGCACGGACTCTGCTACCCGCCGGACCCCTCCAGCTGGGAGATGTGCACGATCGGCGGCAACATCGGCACGGCCTCCGGCGGCCTGTGCTGTGTGAAGTACGGGGTGACCGCCGAGTACGTCCTCGGCCTGGACGTCGTGCTCGCCGACGGCCGGCTGATGTCCACCGGCAGGCGCACCGCGAAGGGCGTCGCCGGCTACGACCTCACCCGGCTCTTCGTCGGCTCGGAGGGCTCACTCGGCATCGTCGTGCGGGCGACCCTCGCCCTCAGGCCGCAGCCGCCGCAGCAGCTGGTGCTGGCGGCGGAGTTCGCGTCGGCCGCCGCCGCGTGCGACGCGGTGTGCCGGATCATGGCCGGCGGGCACGTCCCCTCACTGCTCGAACTCATGGACCGTACGACGGTGAAAGCCGTCAACGACCTCGCCAACATGGGCCTGCCGGAGACCACGGAGGCGCTGCTCCTCGCCGCCTTCGACACCCCGGACCCGGCCGCCGACCTCGCCGCGGTCGGGGCGCTGTGCGAGGCCGCGGGCGCCACCGAGGTCGTACCGGCGGACGACGCGGCCGAGTCCGAACTGCTGCTCCAGGCGCGGCGGTTGTCGCTCACCGCGCTGGAGGCGGTGAAGGGCACGACGATGATCGACGACGTGTGCGTGCCGCGCTCGAAGCTCGGCGAGCTGATCGAGGGCGTGGAGCGCGTCGCCGAGAAGTACGACCTGACCATCGGGGTCTGCGCACACGCCGGCGACGGCAACACACATCCCACCGTCTGCTTCGACGCGGCAGACCCCGACGAGTCCCGGCGCGCCCGCGAGTCCTTCGACGAGATCATGGCCCTCGGCCTGGAACTCGGCGGCACGATCACCGGCGAGCACGGCGTGGGCATCCTCAAGAAGGAGTGGATGGCGCGGGAGCTCGGCCCGGTGGGCATGGAGATGCAGCGGGCGGTGAAGTCCGCCTTCGACCCGCTGGGCATCCTCAACCCGGGCAAGCTGTTCTGA
- a CDS encoding SsgA family sporulation/cell division regulator, with protein sequence MRHTVVERELEIGLVLSPERSIPVPAKLGFRSDDPYAVHITFHVNSDRPVHWTFARELLVEGVFRPCGHGDVRVWPTKVSGRSVVLMALSSPDGDALLEAPAAAVSAWLERTLRVVPPGSEFDMLRIDDGLADLLAQ encoded by the coding sequence ATGCGGCACACCGTCGTGGAGCGCGAACTGGAGATCGGACTCGTCCTGTCGCCCGAGCGCAGCATCCCCGTACCGGCCAAGCTCGGCTTCCGCAGCGACGACCCGTACGCCGTCCACATCACCTTCCACGTCAACTCCGACCGTCCGGTCCACTGGACGTTCGCGCGGGAGCTGCTGGTGGAGGGGGTGTTCCGGCCGTGCGGGCACGGGGATGTGCGGGTGTGGCCGACGAAGGTGTCGGGCCGGAGCGTCGTGCTGATGGCGCTCAGCTCGCCGGACGGGGACGCGCTGCTCGAAGCGCCCGCCGCCGCCGTGTCGGCCTGGCTGGAGCGGACCCTGCGGGTGGTGCCGCCGGGCTCGGAGTTCGACATGCTGCGCATCGACGACGGGCTGGCCGATCTCCTCGCCCAGTGA
- a CDS encoding RDD family protein encodes MSAPTPAPGDDRPREGYYPDPSIPGYVRYWNGAAWVPGTSRPAPSDGEPLAPPPGSGPSGAVEETGPHFFDEDPAPDGEQGRPAADKPLHGIRPEPASAWGADRSRQTGFGGDKDRRVSWGSTPGADPRDPRVSLAADPGDGPADSGDFGRTASTDGTATNPPAAADEDAGAPEGTVVFRRPTPSGRPEAAEGADPSRSDGTMAFGPPSSRAGQQDGGAPASPAPFGSPLTPAQVAAQQALGLAPQSGAPSTAPSGPQQGPQPPQGPPAPQQGPQPGGTAPAAPAAIAPAAPAAPVLPAARQPEPQHSQFGGAFPQQAPQAPPAASAPQIAQPAPGVPPQAAARQSAEAPMAVGLGGGQPSWAQQVHRLAGGEEEQLVAPWKPVVEDPFQAAARRQSEVRPAGLGRRLAARLVDSLVVGAVTAAAAVPFGTKAMDHIDEKIDAAKLSGERVTVWLVDGTTSVYLGIIVGVLFLVSAVYEVLPTARWGRTLGKKLFGLDVRDIEGHEPPSFGRSLRRWLVHTVSGLLGIGVIGVLWCVWDKPWRQCWHDKAAHTFVAGK; translated from the coding sequence ATGAGCGCCCCAACCCCGGCCCCCGGCGACGACAGGCCCCGCGAAGGGTATTACCCGGACCCGTCCATTCCTGGATATGTCCGGTACTGGAACGGCGCGGCCTGGGTGCCGGGTACGAGCCGTCCGGCGCCCTCCGACGGCGAGCCGCTCGCCCCGCCGCCCGGCTCCGGCCCGTCCGGCGCCGTGGAGGAGACGGGCCCGCACTTCTTCGACGAGGACCCCGCGCCCGACGGCGAACAGGGCCGCCCGGCCGCCGACAAGCCCCTGCACGGCATCCGTCCCGAGCCCGCCTCCGCGTGGGGCGCCGACCGCTCCCGCCAGACCGGTTTCGGCGGCGACAAGGACCGCCGGGTGTCCTGGGGTTCGACCCCCGGCGCGGACCCGCGCGACCCCCGGGTCTCCCTCGCGGCGGACCCGGGCGACGGCCCCGCCGACAGTGGCGACTTCGGGCGTACGGCGAGCACGGACGGTACGGCGACGAACCCGCCGGCGGCGGCAGACGAGGACGCCGGGGCCCCGGAGGGCACGGTGGTGTTCCGCCGCCCCACCCCGTCCGGGCGCCCCGAGGCCGCCGAGGGTGCGGACCCCTCGCGGTCGGACGGCACCATGGCGTTCGGTCCGCCCTCCTCGCGCGCCGGGCAGCAGGACGGAGGCGCACCCGCGTCCCCCGCCCCCTTCGGCTCGCCCCTGACCCCCGCCCAGGTCGCCGCCCAGCAGGCCCTGGGCCTCGCCCCGCAGTCCGGCGCGCCCTCGACGGCACCGTCCGGCCCCCAGCAGGGGCCGCAGCCGCCGCAGGGCCCGCCGGCTCCGCAGCAGGGGCCGCAGCCGGGCGGCACCGCCCCGGCGGCCCCGGCGGCGATCGCTCCGGCCGCCCCGGCCGCCCCTGTCCTCCCGGCCGCGCGGCAACCGGAGCCGCAGCACTCCCAGTTCGGCGGCGCCTTCCCGCAGCAGGCCCCGCAGGCCCCGCCGGCCGCTTCCGCCCCGCAGATCGCCCAGCCCGCGCCGGGCGTACCCCCGCAGGCCGCCGCCCGGCAGTCGGCCGAGGCCCCCATGGCCGTCGGCCTCGGCGGTGGGCAGCCCTCCTGGGCCCAGCAGGTGCACCGGCTGGCCGGGGGCGAGGAGGAGCAGCTGGTCGCGCCGTGGAAGCCGGTGGTGGAGGACCCCTTCCAGGCGGCGGCGCGGCGGCAGTCCGAGGTCAGACCCGCGGGGCTCGGCAGACGGCTGGCCGCCCGGCTCGTGGACAGCCTGGTCGTCGGCGCCGTCACGGCCGCGGCCGCCGTGCCGTTCGGCACCAAGGCGATGGACCACATCGACGAGAAGATCGACGCGGCCAAGCTGTCCGGTGAGAGGGTCACCGTCTGGCTGGTCGACGGCACGACCTCCGTCTACCTGGGCATCATCGTCGGTGTCCTGTTCCTGGTCAGCGCCGTCTATGAAGTGCTGCCCACCGCTCGGTGGGGCCGCACCCTCGGCAAGAAACTGTTCGGCCTCGACGTCCGGGACATCGAGGGCCACGAGCCCCCGTCGTTCGGGCGTTCCCTGCGCCGCTGGCTCGTTCACACCGTCTCCGGTCTGCTCGGTATCGGCGTGATCGGCGTCCTGTGGTGCGTGTGGGACAAGCCGTGGCGCCAGTGCTGGCACGACAAGGCGGCGCACACGTTCGTGGCGGGGAAGTAG
- a CDS encoding RDD family protein — translation MSTEPPPFGSGQSPDDDQFRKQPPPHQGGGSPYDPPPRQPPPPGGGQQPPYGGQPPYGSQPPPHGGDPYGGGQYPNDPLSGMPPLADSGKRVLARIIDMILVAIVVGLLAWAFRISQYTVDSDGFEFGKSLAQETLAAVLYIAYDTVFTVKNGQTLGKKLLKLRVANLNDGSTPSVQTALIRAAVLWIPFAFCCACIWTAIAGGWSFFDKPYKQGLHDKAAKTVVVSIG, via the coding sequence ATGAGTACCGAACCGCCGCCCTTCGGCTCCGGTCAGTCCCCGGACGACGACCAGTTCAGGAAGCAGCCCCCACCACACCAGGGCGGCGGCTCTCCGTACGACCCGCCGCCCCGGCAACCGCCGCCGCCCGGGGGCGGGCAGCAACCGCCGTACGGGGGTCAGCCGCCGTACGGGAGTCAGCCCCCGCCCCACGGCGGTGACCCCTACGGCGGTGGGCAGTACCCCAATGACCCGCTCTCGGGCATGCCGCCGCTCGCCGACAGCGGGAAGCGGGTGCTGGCCCGGATCATCGACATGATCCTGGTGGCGATCGTGGTGGGGCTGCTGGCGTGGGCGTTCCGGATCAGCCAGTACACCGTGGACTCGGACGGCTTCGAGTTCGGCAAGTCCCTGGCGCAGGAGACGCTCGCCGCGGTCCTCTACATCGCGTACGACACGGTCTTCACCGTCAAGAACGGCCAGACCCTCGGCAAGAAGCTGTTGAAGCTGCGGGTGGCGAACCTCAACGACGGCTCCACCCCTTCCGTGCAGACCGCGCTGATCCGTGCGGCCGTGCTGTGGATCCCCTTCGCCTTCTGCTGTGCCTGCATCTGGACGGCGATCGCGGGCGGCTGGAGCTTCTTCGACAAGCCCTACAAGCAGGGTCTGCACGACAAGGCGGCCAAGACGGTGGTGGTCAGCATCGGGTGA
- a CDS encoding immune inhibitor A domain-containing protein — protein sequence MTSRPWTFRAAAIGVAVATAAATMSALTVAQAADAAPAASVDRHDPADHEHAGEHDLDGPLSKTQEAQREEALQQVISGDATVKDRDGSQVVKLESKKGKSKYVELGREKTDKIFTILVEFGDKIDSRYGGTAGPAHNEIAEPDRAKDNSTAWQADYDQQYFQDLYFGTGKNDESVKKYYEKQSSGRYSVEGEVSDWVKVPYNEARYGNNACGQTNCSSVWNIVSDGVTSWVAQQKAAGRTDAEIKADVAEFDQWDRYDFDGDGDFNESDGYIDHFQVVHAGEDESAGGGAQGTDAIWAHRWYAFGSDAGATGPADNKLGGAKIGDTGIWVGDYTVQPENGGLGVYAHEYGHDLGLPDHYDTAGGDNSTGFWTLMSSGSWLGTGKDAIGDLPGDMTAWDKLQLGWLDYDTAKAATKSRHKLGVAEYNSKDKQALVVELPKKKVATEIVEPAQGSTQWWSGSGDNLSNTLTRSVDLTGKSSAALTLDGWYDIEAEYDYLYTEVSTDGGANWTTVDGTVDGAAIPRDASGKPALTGSSAAYKKLSYSLNAYAGKKFDLRFRYATDGGVAPKGFAADSIAVTADGSVLFSDNAESADAAWTAKGFSRVGASITDDYAQYYIAENRQYVSYDETLKVGPYNFGFSTTRPDWVEHFPYQNGLLIWKWDTSQADNNTSVHPGAGLVLPVDSHPAALKWADGTAMRSRIQSYDSPFSLYRTDGLKLHKADVLTTIPSSAGVSVFNDRTNTYYDAATPLAGVKITDTNTKIEIVKEAADGSTMSVKVGPAVK from the coding sequence GTGACCAGCAGACCCTGGACGTTCAGAGCGGCAGCCATCGGCGTCGCGGTCGCCACGGCGGCCGCGACCATGTCGGCCCTCACGGTGGCGCAGGCCGCGGACGCCGCACCGGCGGCGTCCGTGGACCGGCACGACCCGGCGGACCACGAGCACGCCGGCGAACACGACCTCGACGGGCCCCTGAGCAAAACTCAGGAGGCCCAGCGCGAGGAAGCCCTGCAGCAGGTCATATCCGGCGACGCCACGGTCAAGGACCGTGACGGCTCGCAGGTCGTGAAGCTGGAGAGCAAGAAGGGCAAGAGCAAGTACGTCGAGCTCGGCCGCGAGAAGACCGACAAGATCTTCACGATCCTCGTCGAGTTCGGCGACAAGATCGACAGCCGCTACGGCGGCACCGCAGGCCCGGCGCACAACGAGATAGCCGAGCCGGACCGGGCCAAGGACAACTCCACGGCCTGGCAGGCGGACTACGACCAGCAGTACTTCCAGGACCTCTACTTCGGCACCGGCAAGAACGACGAGTCGGTCAAGAAGTACTACGAGAAGCAGTCCTCGGGTCGTTACTCGGTCGAGGGCGAGGTCTCCGACTGGGTCAAGGTCCCCTACAACGAGGCCCGCTACGGCAACAACGCCTGCGGTCAGACCAACTGCTCCAGCGTGTGGAACATCGTCAGCGACGGTGTCACGTCCTGGGTCGCCCAGCAGAAGGCAGCGGGGCGCACCGACGCCGAGATCAAGGCGGACGTGGCCGAGTTCGACCAGTGGGACCGCTACGACTTCGACGGCGACGGCGACTTCAACGAGTCCGACGGCTACATCGACCACTTCCAGGTCGTGCACGCCGGTGAGGACGAGTCCGCCGGCGGCGGCGCGCAGGGCACGGACGCCATCTGGGCCCACCGCTGGTACGCGTTCGGCTCCGACGCGGGCGCGACGGGCCCGGCCGACAACAAGCTCGGCGGCGCCAAGATCGGTGACACCGGCATCTGGGTCGGCGACTACACCGTCCAGCCGGAGAACGGCGGACTCGGTGTCTACGCCCACGAGTACGGTCACGACCTCGGTCTGCCGGACCACTACGACACCGCGGGCGGCGACAACTCCACCGGCTTCTGGACGTTGATGTCGTCCGGTTCCTGGCTCGGCACCGGCAAGGACGCCATCGGCGACCTGCCCGGCGACATGACGGCCTGGGACAAGCTGCAGCTCGGCTGGCTCGACTACGACACGGCGAAGGCGGCGACGAAGTCGCGGCACAAGCTCGGGGTCGCGGAGTACAACAGCAAGGACAAGCAGGCCCTCGTGGTCGAGCTGCCGAAGAAGAAGGTCGCCACCGAGATCGTCGAGCCGGCGCAGGGTTCGACCCAGTGGTGGAGCGGCAGCGGTGACAACCTCTCCAACACGCTGACCCGTTCCGTGGATCTCACGGGCAAGTCCTCGGCCGCGCTCACCCTCGACGGCTGGTACGACATCGAGGCCGAGTACGACTACCTCTACACCGAGGTGTCGACCGACGGCGGCGCCAACTGGACGACGGTCGACGGCACGGTGGACGGCGCGGCGATCCCGCGCGACGCCAGTGGCAAGCCCGCGCTGACCGGTTCCTCCGCCGCGTACAAGAAGCTGTCGTACTCCCTGAACGCCTACGCGGGCAAGAAGTTCGACCTCCGCTTCCGCTACGCGACGGACGGCGGCGTGGCCCCGAAGGGCTTCGCGGCCGACTCGATCGCCGTGACCGCCGATGGTTCCGTCCTCTTCTCGGACAACGCGGAGAGCGCGGACGCGGCCTGGACCGCCAAGGGCTTCTCCCGCGTGGGCGCGTCGATCACGGACGACTACGCGCAGTACTACATCGCCGAGAACCGTCAGTACGTGTCGTACGACGAGACCCTGAAGGTCGGCCCGTACAACTTCGGCTTCTCGACCACGCGTCCGGACTGGGTGGAGCACTTCCCGTACCAGAACGGTCTGTTGATCTGGAAGTGGGACACCTCGCAGGCGGACAACAACACCAGTGTCCACCCGGGCGCGGGTCTGGTCCTGCCGGTCGACTCCCACCCGGCGGCGCTGAAGTGGGCCGACGGCACGGCGATGCGCAGCCGGATCCAGTCCTACGACTCGCCGTTCAGCCTCTACCGCACGGACGGTCTGAAGCTGCACAAGGCGGACGTGCTGACGACGATCCCGTCGTCGGCGGGTGTGTCCGTGTTCAACGACCGGACCAACACCTACTACGACGCGGCCACCCCGCTCGCCGGTGTCAAGATCACTGACACCAACACCAAGATCGAGATCGTCAAGGAGGCCGCGGACGGCTCCACGATGTCGGTCAAGGTCGGCCCCGCAGTGAAGTAA
- a CDS encoding protein kinase, with protein sequence MVEPLGPADPAEISGYVLRGKLGEGGMGSVYLSHSRGGQPVALKVIRQEFAQDPEFLRRFAREVQAARRVQGAYTAAVLDSSTEGPQPWLASAYVAGPSLARAVFEHGPLSLRTVLLLTAGVAEALQAIHAVDVVHRDLKPTNVLLAGDGPRVIDFGIARSTDATALTGTDMRLGTPAYMSPEQAEGKPVTSALDVFALGLLAHFASTGGHPFGEGGGHALLYRIVAQEPDLAECPEPLRPLIARCLAKEPTDRAALSEIIEECHRIAAAEGTTLIRGEDWWQPAPAATPVAEGASQHVAATSLPPAPASYRTTAKDDRQPQAPAARDPRLPYEPGAARPQETYEAAPSGLRGAHEPAPSELRQLPEPVASGLRQLPEPAAFAPPQTGLAAQATASAAGRHQDDARAGASHRPKGRSNRGPGGAGRQLKIIAVAVALVVVAMVVAGLLNELGILES encoded by the coding sequence ATGGTCGAGCCTCTGGGGCCGGCGGATCCGGCTGAGATATCGGGATATGTGCTGCGCGGAAAGCTGGGTGAGGGCGGGATGGGCAGTGTCTACCTCTCCCACAGCCGAGGCGGCCAGCCCGTCGCCCTGAAGGTGATCCGGCAGGAGTTCGCACAGGACCCCGAGTTCCTGCGCCGCTTCGCCCGCGAGGTACAGGCGGCACGCCGGGTGCAGGGGGCGTACACCGCGGCGGTGCTCGACAGCAGCACCGAGGGACCGCAACCGTGGTTGGCCAGCGCGTATGTCGCTGGGCCCTCGCTGGCGCGCGCCGTGTTCGAACACGGGCCGCTGTCCCTGCGGACCGTGCTGCTGCTTACCGCGGGCGTGGCCGAGGCACTCCAGGCCATCCACGCGGTCGACGTGGTGCACCGCGATCTGAAGCCGACGAACGTACTGCTCGCCGGCGACGGTCCCCGTGTCATCGACTTCGGCATCGCCCGGTCCACCGACGCGACGGCGCTGACCGGCACCGACATGCGCCTGGGCACGCCCGCGTACATGTCGCCGGAGCAGGCCGAGGGCAAACCCGTGACTTCGGCACTCGACGTCTTCGCGCTCGGCCTCCTGGCGCATTTCGCGTCGACCGGCGGGCATCCGTTCGGCGAGGGCGGCGGCCATGCGCTGCTGTATCGGATCGTGGCCCAGGAGCCGGATCTGGCGGAGTGCCCCGAGCCCTTGCGCCCCTTGATCGCGCGCTGTCTGGCCAAGGAACCGACGGACCGGGCCGCGCTCTCCGAAATCATCGAGGAGTGTCACCGGATCGCCGCGGCGGAGGGTACGACGCTGATCCGTGGCGAGGACTGGTGGCAACCGGCTCCGGCGGCGACCCCAGTGGCTGAGGGCGCGTCACAGCATGTGGCCGCGACGTCGTTACCGCCCGCGCCCGCGTCGTACCGAACGACCGCGAAGGACGACCGACAGCCTCAGGCACCGGCCGCACGGGATCCGCGCCTGCCCTACGAGCCGGGGGCGGCGCGTCCGCAGGAGACCTACGAAGCGGCCCCGTCGGGTCTGCGGGGAGCCCACGAACCGGCCCCGTCGGAGCTGCGGCAGCTCCCCGAACCGGTCGCGTCGGGCCTGCGGCAACTCCCCGAACCGGCCGCCTTCGCTCCGCCGCAGACGGGGCTCGCGGCGCAGGCGACGGCGTCTGCCGCCGGACGACATCAGGACGACGCTCGGGCCGGGGCCTCGCACCGTCCGAAGGGCCGGTCGAACCGTGGGCCCGGCGGTGCGGGGCGTCAGCTGAAGATCATCGCCGTGGCCGTGGCGCTCGTGGTGGTCGCGATGGTCGTGGCCGGGCTGCTGAACGAGCTGGGGATTCTGGAGAGCTAG
- a CDS encoding isochorismatase family protein, whose translation MRRALIVVDVQNDFCEGGSLAVAGGADVAAAVTELIGQAAGPGYQHVVATRDHHIAPGGHFSDNPDYVHSWPAHCVAGTEGVGFHPNFAPVITSGAVDAVFDKGAYSAAYSGFEGADENGVTLVDWLRAREITEIDVVGIATDHCVRATALDAAREGFRTQVLLDLTAGVSEETTERALEELRQAGVELSGKPVV comes from the coding sequence ATGCGCCGCGCCTTGATCGTCGTTGATGTGCAGAACGACTTCTGCGAGGGGGGCAGCCTCGCGGTGGCCGGCGGTGCCGATGTGGCCGCCGCCGTCACCGAGCTCATCGGCCAGGCGGCCGGCCCCGGCTACCAGCATGTGGTGGCCACCCGCGACCACCACATCGCGCCCGGTGGCCACTTCTCCGACAACCCCGACTACGTCCACTCCTGGCCCGCGCACTGTGTCGCCGGGACGGAGGGGGTCGGGTTCCACCCCAACTTCGCCCCCGTGATCACCTCCGGGGCGGTCGACGCCGTCTTCGACAAGGGGGCGTACTCCGCCGCCTACAGCGGTTTCGAGGGCGCCGACGAGAACGGCGTGACCCTCGTGGACTGGCTCCGCGCCCGCGAGATCACCGAGATCGACGTCGTCGGCATCGCCACGGACCACTGTGTACGGGCCACCGCCCTGGACGCCGCGAGGGAGGGCTTCCGCACCCAGGTGCTGTTGGACCTCACCGCCGGGGTGTCCGAGGAGACGACGGAGCGGGCCCTGGAGGAGCTGCGGCAGGCGGGCGTGGAGCTGTCGGGCAAGCCGGTGGTCTAG